Part of the Sorghum bicolor cultivar BTx623 chromosome 1, Sorghum_bicolor_NCBIv3, whole genome shotgun sequence genome, GCGGTCATCAACGGGTCGCCGCCCACGGCGTCCTGCTGCTCCAACCTGCGCGCGCAGGAGTCATGCTTCTGCGAGTACGCGCACAACCCGGCGTTCCGCAAGTACATCGACAGCCCCAACGCCGGCCGCACGCTCACCTCCTGCGGCATCCCCATCCCGGACTGCTAGGCGACCGGCCGGCGGTCGCGCGTTGTGTGTCGTGCGGCTGCGGCGTATGAATAAATTAGAGTTGTGAAATCAGTTCTATAGAGATGCATTTGTGCCTGTCGATCGGTCTAGTATTATCGTACTGTATTTGTACTATCTCGAAATATGGACAATATTACCAAGAGTGATGGTGTATTTGTGTCAtggtgaaaatgtttttggtttgcacggaacattcATG contains:
- the LOC8067073 gene encoding non-specific lipid-transfer protein 2P; its protein translation is MAKQAVAMLVALALVVAAAMSAGGASAVQCNPAQLVVCAPAVINGSPPTASCCSNLRAQESCFCEYAHNPAFRKYIDSPNAGRTLTSCGIPIPDC